In the Chryseobacterium sp. MYb264 genome, one interval contains:
- a CDS encoding tail fiber domain-containing protein, whose product MKFKNVYSLAAFFLVSAGLSAQVGINTPNPQATLDIVGNGASTTTKDGVTSPRLTRQQLASKAAGTYVAAQTGTMVYVSDATTPTGTTPSLAQTAEIANIGYYFFNGTVWKSVAGNSVNIYNSDGSLTGNRLATLGANNLTFSSTTGTFSVQTNNNGFQRSAFTNTNTGASSRMDVSVGTGTGSVYLGVDNGSAIFGAGVKAYLDNRSNGRLAFGTQGNESMTIATTGNVGIGTNAPTERLHVIGNILASGTVTPSDIRIKKDIIDNSYGLNEIMKLRTINYKYKDERLSKDKKVGFVAQEIKAEMPELVSVANDEMKTLGVNYAEMTVVLTKAVQEQQKMIKDQQEMIKDQQQQINDLKSKVDNLSK is encoded by the coding sequence ATGAAATTTAAAAACGTTTATTCTCTAGCAGCTTTTTTTCTGGTTTCTGCCGGATTAAGCGCTCAAGTAGGGATTAATACTCCCAATCCGCAAGCAACTTTGGATATTGTAGGTAACGGTGCTTCTACTACAACCAAAGATGGGGTAACGTCGCCAAGGCTTACCAGACAGCAATTGGCTTCTAAAGCAGCAGGTACTTATGTTGCTGCACAAACGGGTACTATGGTTTATGTTTCAGATGCAACCACACCTACAGGTACCACACCTAGTTTAGCGCAAACTGCCGAAATTGCCAACATCGGATATTACTTCTTCAACGGAACCGTTTGGAAAAGTGTAGCCGGAAACTCTGTCAATATTTATAATTCAGACGGCTCTCTTACCGGGAACAGATTAGCAACTTTAGGAGCCAATAATCTTACTTTTAGTTCAACTACGGGAACCTTTTCTGTACAGACAAATAATAATGGCTTTCAACGTTCAGCTTTTACCAATACAAATACAGGAGCAAGTAGCAGAATGGATGTTAGTGTTGGAACAGGTACAGGTTCGGTATATCTGGGGGTAGATAATGGTTCCGCGATCTTCGGGGCAGGTGTTAAAGCCTATCTTGATAATCGTTCTAACGGAAGATTAGCATTTGGAACACAAGGTAATGAAAGTATGACGATAGCAACTACAGGAAATGTAGGTATTGGTACTAATGCTCCTACAGAAAGACTTCATGTAATCGGAAATATCTTAGCATCAGGAACGGTAACGCCTTCGGATATCAGAATTAAAAAAGATATTATAGATAATTCATATGGTTTGAATGAGATTATGAAACTGAGAACAATCAACTATAAATACAAAGACGAACGTTTAAGCAAAGATAAAAAAGTAGGTTTTGTAGCACAGGAAATCAAAGCAGAAATGCCAGAACTAGTTTCTGTAGCTAATGATGAAATGAAAACGCTTGGAGTAAATTACGCAGAGATGACAGTAGTTTTAACTAAAGCAGTTCAGGAGCAACAAAAAATGATTAAAGATCAACAGGAAATGATTAAAGATCAGCAACAACAAATTAATGATCTGAAATCAAAAGTTGATAACTTATCTAAGTAG
- a CDS encoding DUF6702 family protein, with translation MKDFHPYHVGSVEINYNYKSKSFEITGRFFLDDLENGLAKKYGKPFHFNDPKYKNQLNEALKNYAEEYLKVKSDNQFLKVNYIGYEEDSESVNVYLETETSKAPKKVEVAASFLYNLFDDQINIIHIIVDGKRKSEKLTYPQRYVYQLFP, from the coding sequence ATGAAAGATTTTCACCCTTATCATGTGGGGTCCGTGGAGATTAATTATAATTATAAATCAAAATCTTTTGAAATTACCGGCCGTTTTTTTCTTGATGATCTTGAAAACGGATTAGCAAAGAAATACGGAAAACCTTTTCATTTTAATGATCCGAAATATAAAAATCAGTTAAATGAGGCTCTGAAAAATTATGCTGAAGAATATCTTAAAGTAAAATCAGACAATCAATTTTTAAAAGTTAATTATATCGGTTACGAAGAAGACAGCGAATCGGTCAATGTTTATCTGGAAACCGAAACGAGTAAAGCTCCTAAGAAAGTAGAAGTCGCTGCGAGTTTTTTATACAATCTTTTCGATGATCAGATCAATATAATCCATATTATCGTTGATGGGAAAAGGAAAAGCGAAAAGCTGACGTATCCCCAACGATATGTTTATCAGCTTTTTCCCTAA